The nucleotide sequence ATGTGCATGATCATTTCCTTGATGACCATTCGAGGAGGGATATTGTTGAAGAGAACGAAGCCCTTGTCAAACATGAATGTCCACATGACGACACTACAACTAAATTAGCAATGGCGAAAAAATGGTATAAGGGTCAGAGCTTGTCCTACCGGATCAACTGCTCTCTCGCAATAAAGTCTTGCCAGTCAAAGTCGTCGAAGATAGATGTCAAGTCATAGTTGCGATGCCTTGCAGAACGGACACCCACGTCTCGCGCGGCCTAAACATGGGTTAGATACATCGCGACTGAGCAGATAAGATAGTTGGGGACATACTGATACAAGGGAGTTGAAGCGATGACGGCGAGCACGCCGCTTGCTGTTATCGTTTCCTTCCCAGTTCTGGTAGGTGCATACCAAATATCCGGCCTGTAGAGCTTGGATCTTGTCGATGCCCTGCACGGGATTCACCAAGGGACAATACGGAGCGTCATCGCAAAAGGCATCGTCACTGAAGACCATCTCCTCGACAGGGTTGAACCAGGTCCTAGCCAGCCCATTATCGGTAGGCTCCGGGGAAACACACGCGCCTATTTTACAGAAAATATTAGAGAGCTGGAGGTTAAGATGGCAGACGAACAAACCTGTTACGACCATTGAGGCGACTAGACTCGGCTTTGCGGTGGTGGGATCGAATGATTGCCGATGTATGAAGGGGCAATTTGGATGCCATATGTTCCAGAACAGCGCGAGAAATTTGCGTAGATGTAGCGGGGAAAAGAACTGTAAGCAGCTCTGTTCTGTGGTAGATGAGTAGTCCTTCGTGGCGGCGCTTCTTCTAACATTGTTCGTGCTCAAGTCGTGTATTTCGGCGACAATCTTGCGTGTCACCATGATGAGAGGATCCTGGAAGAGCAAAGACGTGCCCAGCCCAAGACAAAGGGGTTGTGAACTGGACTGTAGACCACCTTCGACATTGAAAAGCGCAGTTTTCGCTTGCCGTGCTGCTTCGTCTTGCAGAAACTCGGACACAGTCTGTACCCGCTGAGCGAGGGACCCACAATCGAAGGACTCCACAAGACCGGTACGACTGGTAAAGGTGTACAGAAAGTCAAATGAACCTCTTTTCTGATCTGGCTGGGGCTGATCGAGGGGCATGGTCTGATCGAGATCGAGAAAGTCCAGCCACGTCAGACTATCGGAACACGGGCCAGGATCACAGTCGACATTGCCGATGAGGTTGACATCGAGAGTCTCGTTGGTGCTGGAAGACGGCGTGGGATCGCCTCCCAAGGCCGACGTCTCGTTCAGCTGTGGTCCTGCCTCTGAtcccttgacgtcgggaTTTAGCTGTCCTTGGACCCCCTTACGGGTCTCATCTCTTCGCTGGTAGGTGCAAGACACAAGCTTGCGTCGGCAATCGTCACATGGCCAACCGGCACTGCATGCTTTCTTCCTCCGCACGCAGCGATCACAGGCCCTCCGCTTCTTGGCGCTGCGAGGAGCCCGCACTTCGGGGGCCATTCTGATCGGATGCAGGGCGATAGAGTCGTATCAGCTCCAAGAACAGCATTCCTGGGGAAACTGGGTCTGGGGAAGGAATCCGGAGGATGAATCTGGGGTTCTGGGGTAAAGCGTCGGAGTtgcaaggacgaggagactCAGTCGACGTCGGGAAACGAATCCTTTTAATATTCTGGCAACCCAAACGAGTCTAGACTCTGGCTCTAGCCACCACTGAAAatgcgggggaggaggagccaaTAGAGTTTACCGGCTGCAGGGTCGTCGGACTCGCTTGTTGAGATGGACGAATTGGAGATGGGCAATTGTCGGACTAAGAAGTCATCAGTGCCAAGACAGCCTCGGCAGTGGTTGTAGGTCCCTGAGGTCGGTATTTTCTGTAATAGCTTCGGTGAACTACATAACTGAGGGCATTCAGGCACTGAAATCTCAAGATGTTGATGTGATTCACTTTCACAGGGCAGCCTTAGTCTAGGTCCTCTGACACCATGGCGTTGCAAATTGTTCTCGACTACCTTCTCGCTTTCCCGAATAATTTGGTCGTTCTCCTCAGCTTGGCCATTTTATATTGGGTTGGCTACTCCATATACTCCGTCTTTTTCCATCATTACTCCGACATCCCAGGTCCGTTCTGGGCAAAGGTGTCGAGATTATGGCTGGCCAAGCAGGTCCTGTCTGGAACGGTTGACCAGACCCAACGAGAGTTGCATGAGAAATACGGTAAGGAGCCAGTTGATATGCGTGACAATGCCCTCATACCGTCTGTCTAGGCTCAATCGTTCGAATCGCTCCCAACGAGGTCAGCATCTCGGACCCCgacgccatcaagaccatctACGCCGTCAAGAATGCCTTTTCCAAGACCGACTTTTACACGCCATTCGCACCCCACCTCTCGCCAAACGAGGATCTCTTCACTCAAAGGGATGAAAAACACCATTCATACAGACGCCGCTTCGTGAACAACATCTACTCCCTCAAGAGTGTCCTCGAGTCGGAACCATTCATCGACCAGGTCACCGCCGTCTTCAGGACGCGACTAGATGAGTTTGCCGTGTCCGGACAGATTATCGACATTGGTCTATGGCTTCAGATGTATGCATTTGACGTCGTCGGAGAGCTCTTCTACGGGAAGCAGTTTGGCTTCCTCAAGAACAGTCACGATTACGAGAACTACATCGACTCATTGGACGCGCTGCTTCCGGCCTTGTCGACCATCTGTGTGCTTCCCGCGTACGTCCGGCCTCTACAGGTCTTTGGTTCTCTCGTACCGCAGATCAGAAAGGGAAAGAGATGCTATGACAAAATTGTTCTCGCTGCAAAGCAAGTTGTGAAGGAGCGACAGCAGCTCATGATGACTGACAAGGTCCAAAGGTGAGGCCACCCTTAAACGGTAATTTGAGGGAATGGGACTAATACGGGGATAATCCCCTTGTAGGACTG is from Fusarium keratoplasticum isolate Fu6.1 chromosome 11, whole genome shotgun sequence and encodes:
- a CDS encoding Zn(2)-C6 fungal-type domain-containing protein; the encoded protein is MAPEVRAPRSAKKRRACDRCVRRKKACSAGWPCDDCRRKLVSCTYQRRDETRKGVQGQLNPDVKGSEAGPQLNETSALGGDPTPSSSTNETLDVNLIGNVDCDPGPCSDSLTWLDFLDLDQTMPLDQPQPDQKRGSFDFLYTFTSRTGLVESFDCGSLAQRVQTVSEFLQDEAARQAKTALFNVEGGLQSSSQPLCLGLGTSLLFQDPLIMVTRKIVAEIHDLSTNNVRRSAATKDYSSTTEQSCLQFFSPLHLRKFLALFWNIWHPNCPFIHRQSFDPTTAKPSLVASMVVTGACVSPEPTDNGLARTWFNPVEEMVFSDDAFCDDAPYCPLVNPVQGIDKIQALQAGYLVCTYQNWEGNDNSKRRARRHRFNSLVSAARDVGVRSARHRNYDLTSIFDDFDWQDFIAREQLIRVVMWTFMFDKGFVLFNNIPPRMVIKEMIMHIAWPDSIFQAGTATECAREIRGFLSRSSSGSYLTLCEVFERYCKDKMDPNLRRVLVEHGASHLFAIILGQLIYSPIAVPLLTVVTVAIYSTIFQHQNSLTGNDQLGGIRNALDNWKSTYEAYLKTVPIAEPYETADSLQDMWRRPGFSRHTHEFYLVARALVSRVSSGESVPGMDGSKGTPGFNEYDQTSMRQLNDLITDFLGVHLD